A section of the Deinococcus taeanensis genome encodes:
- a CDS encoding alanine--glyoxylate aminotransferase family protein: MSDARPEHTLLTPGPTPIHPRAMQALTRPMLGHMDPEVFALNREIQADLRVMYGTEESTFTALLAGTGSLGMEAGFANLVEPGDDVLVCANGSFGRRMAEMAARYGARVRLVTAPLGEAIRPADVAAHLDGVQMVAVVHGETSTGVLNPVPEIARLVRESGALLTVDAVTTAGMEPFHMADWGVDYAYTGAQKCLSAPPGLAPVAISERAFARFSARRAPTPLWYCDFEGLRDYWEDHSYHHTVPVNLHFALHAALRAALDEGLENRQARVQQVGQAIELALAPLGFTPYVRRPEDRLPTVLALRLPEGFDDAGIRRALRTREISVTGGLGPTAGLIWRLGLMGETARPAPYLTLMRALEELLGERGLADRFLEALTPQPVHA, encoded by the coding sequence ATGTCCGACGCGCGCCCCGAGCACACCCTGCTGACCCCCGGCCCCACCCCGATCCACCCGCGGGCCATGCAGGCCCTCACGCGGCCCATGCTCGGCCACATGGACCCCGAGGTCTTTGCCCTCAACCGCGAGATCCAGGCGGACCTGCGCGTCATGTACGGCACCGAAGAAAGCACCTTCACCGCGCTGCTGGCCGGCACCGGCAGTCTCGGCATGGAAGCGGGCTTCGCGAACCTCGTCGAGCCGGGCGACGACGTGCTCGTGTGCGCCAACGGCTCATTCGGCCGCCGCATGGCGGAAATGGCCGCCCGGTACGGCGCCCGCGTGCGCCTCGTCACCGCGCCCCTCGGAGAGGCCATCAGACCCGCCGACGTCGCCGCGCACCTCGACGGCGTGCAGATGGTCGCGGTCGTGCACGGCGAAACCAGCACCGGCGTGCTGAACCCCGTCCCGGAGATCGCGCGGCTCGTGCGCGAAAGCGGCGCGCTGCTCACCGTCGACGCCGTCACGACCGCCGGCATGGAACCCTTCCACATGGCCGACTGGGGCGTGGACTACGCGTATACCGGCGCCCAGAAGTGCCTCAGCGCCCCTCCTGGCCTCGCGCCCGTCGCGATCAGCGAACGGGCATTCGCGCGCTTCAGCGCCCGCCGGGCCCCCACGCCCCTGTGGTACTGCGACTTCGAGGGCCTGCGCGACTACTGGGAGGACCACTCGTACCATCACACCGTGCCCGTGAACCTGCACTTCGCGCTGCACGCCGCGCTGCGCGCCGCCCTCGACGAGGGCCTCGAGAACCGGCAGGCGCGCGTGCAGCAGGTCGGGCAGGCCATCGAGCTGGCCCTGGCGCCCCTGGGCTTCACGCCCTACGTCCGCCGGCCGGAGGACCGGCTGCCCACCGTGCTGGCCCTGCGCCTCCCCGAAGGGTTCGACGACGCCGGCATCCGCCGCGCCCTGCGGACCCGCGAGATCAGCGTCACCGGTGGCCTGGGCCCGACGGCCGGCCTGATCTGGCGTCTGGGACTGATGGGCGAAACGGCCCGCCCCGCGCCGTACCTCACGCTGATGCGCGCCCTGGAAGAGCTGCTCGGCGAACGCGGGCTCGCCGACCGGTTCCTGGAGGCACTGACCCCGCAGCCCGTTCACGCCTGA
- a CDS encoding metallophosphoesterase family protein, whose product MRLAFISDIHGNIHALTAVKRFLAENIVNQVIVVGDLVGYGASPGPVIDFVRREGWVVGLGSSDMRVAMDMGDRADRKGVADQVLSWTKKMLSPEQVDFLRRLPPGGRLMTPVGRVRYFHGSPHDPEQRLDLMAAERDLEALADSLGSRVIVVGGTHVPFTRVVGDTTFVDPGSVGLTLNHEPGADVVIVDCVGRKPKVSLHKVTYDFASSAFDIMAWNLPPVIADVIRTGRMG is encoded by the coding sequence TTGAGACTGGCTTTCATCAGTGACATTCATGGCAACATTCACGCCCTGACCGCCGTGAAACGCTTCCTGGCCGAGAACATTGTGAACCAGGTGATTGTGGTGGGCGACCTTGTGGGCTACGGCGCCAGCCCGGGGCCGGTGATTGATTTCGTGCGGCGTGAAGGCTGGGTGGTGGGCCTGGGTTCCAGTGACATGCGCGTGGCGATGGACATGGGTGACCGCGCCGACCGGAAGGGTGTGGCCGACCAGGTGCTGAGCTGGACGAAGAAGATGCTCTCTCCCGAGCAGGTGGATTTTCTGCGGCGCCTGCCGCCCGGGGGGCGGCTGATGACGCCGGTGGGCCGCGTACGTTACTTTCACGGTAGCCCGCACGACCCGGAGCAGCGGCTGGACCTGATGGCAGCTGAGCGCGACCTGGAGGCGCTGGCGGATTCGCTGGGTTCACGGGTGATCGTGGTGGGCGGCACGCACGTGCCCTTCACGCGGGTGGTGGGGGACACGACGTTCGTGGATCCGGGCAGTGTGGGCCTGACTCTGAATCATGAACCGGGTGCGGACGTGGTAATCGTGGACTGCGTGGGGCGTAAACCGAAGGTGTCGCTGCACAAGGTGACGTACGATTTTGCGTCGAGCGCGTTCGACATCATGGCGTGGAACCTGCCGCCCGTGATCGCGGACGTGATTCGCACCGGCCGGATGGGCTGA
- the lnt gene encoding apolipoprotein N-acyltransferase has protein sequence MPVPALALLLGLALAACGLPLPWSALTPLPLALILVFLARAPTARGSAGRAFWVGFGYFGLHLWWLGAFLVNLLQFPPLALLASVLFALEGAFLAVMALFAARIAWTPTGRVWTLAGGWVLLEWLRFLGPLAFPWPTLGYTLLPTPAIQIADLGGVLLGSVLVAGTAAALAHAWLERAQWGRRSYGPALLAVLAWALALAYGLTRTPGAGPEQPMRVLRVTFDAFGRATGAISSEQQFAEQRAASLRRPTGSVIVWSEGAVSFSGTRPQPGQTVPDFPGPGISGIGGLEQITPPGPDPIRQPGAYREFNTVASIDAAGTLRSVNAKAQPVPFGELFPFRPILTPLYDVLERTLNFPLGAMPRNLSPTPLNLNGVQYGVYICYDSVFPWVARRLANTGAQVLVNPSNDGWYQGWGVQQHFSMGRVRAIETRRWLVRSVNNGVAGAVNDLGEPVQTIAAGSQLRTLDVRPRLLSGATLYMRTGDSLALVLALGMVAFGVTRRERL, from the coding sequence ATGCCCGTTCCCGCCCTCGCGCTGCTGCTCGGCCTGGCCCTGGCCGCGTGCGGCCTCCCGCTGCCCTGGAGTGCCCTGACCCCCCTGCCGCTCGCCCTCATCCTTGTCTTCCTGGCCCGGGCGCCCACCGCACGCGGCAGTGCCGGGCGGGCGTTCTGGGTGGGCTTCGGGTACTTCGGCCTGCACCTGTGGTGGCTCGGAGCGTTCCTGGTGAACCTCCTGCAGTTCCCGCCGCTGGCACTGCTCGCCAGTGTGCTGTTCGCCCTCGAAGGCGCCTTCCTGGCGGTCATGGCGTTGTTTGCTGCCCGGATCGCCTGGACCCCCACCGGCCGCGTGTGGACCCTGGCAGGCGGCTGGGTGCTGCTGGAATGGCTGCGGTTCCTCGGTCCTCTGGCATTCCCCTGGCCCACCCTGGGGTACACGCTGCTGCCCACGCCGGCCATTCAGATCGCAGACCTGGGCGGCGTGCTGCTGGGCAGCGTCCTCGTGGCCGGCACGGCCGCCGCGCTGGCTCACGCGTGGCTGGAGCGGGCGCAGTGGGGGAGGCGTTCGTACGGCCCGGCCCTGCTGGCCGTGCTCGCCTGGGCGCTCGCCCTGGCGTACGGTCTGACGCGCACGCCCGGCGCCGGCCCCGAACAGCCCATGCGCGTCCTGCGCGTCACCTTCGACGCGTTCGGCCGGGCCACGGGCGCAATCAGCAGCGAGCAGCAGTTCGCGGAGCAGCGAGCCGCCAGTCTCAGACGTCCCACAGGCAGCGTCATCGTCTGGAGCGAAGGGGCCGTGAGCTTCTCCGGTACCCGGCCCCAGCCCGGCCAGACGGTCCCTGACTTCCCTGGCCCCGGCATCAGTGGTATCGGCGGACTCGAGCAGATCACGCCACCCGGCCCAGACCCCATCCGGCAGCCCGGAGCCTACCGGGAATTCAACACCGTCGCCAGCATCGACGCTGCCGGCACGCTCCGGAGCGTCAACGCCAAAGCGCAGCCCGTGCCGTTCGGCGAGCTGTTCCCGTTCCGTCCCATTCTCACGCCCCTGTACGACGTCCTGGAACGCACTCTCAACTTTCCCCTCGGCGCCATGCCCCGCAACCTGAGCCCCACGCCCCTGAACCTGAACGGCGTTCAGTACGGCGTGTACATCTGTTACGACAGTGTGTTTCCGTGGGTGGCCCGCCGCCTGGCGAACACCGGCGCGCAGGTGCTCGTGAACCCCAGCAACGACGGCTGGTACCAGGGCTGGGGTGTGCAGCAGCACTTCAGCATGGGCCGCGTGCGCGCCATCGAAACCCGCCGCTGGCTGGTGCGCAGTGTGAACAACGGCGTGGCGGGCGCCGTGAACGACCTGGGTGAGCCGGTGCAGACCATCGCGGCCGGCTCGCAGTTGCGGACGCTGGATGTGCGGCCCCGCCTGCTGAGCGGCGCGACGCTGTACATGCGGACTGGGGATAGCTTGGCGCTGGTGCTGGCCCTGGGGATGGTGGCGTTTGGCGTGACGCGGCGGGAGCGGCTGTAA
- a CDS encoding tyrosine-type recombinase/integrase — translation MTESLTLYAGDRLAQARALAGLTDEALRVRAVTAARDKNLNDLWALTLSYLSSETSAGVKLSPHTLRAYRKGIEVLLEHASSNAWNLLHPGRREPALYVAALTASGLKPATVQARVAAAGALYRALRWAGATDADPFTDVKRPKDRTKGVVKNPPYRADFVQAMLAEADPHEAALLLLLTHAGLRIAEALAVEWSHVNLSGRRLLVAHGKGDKARLVPLSARLREALEGLRSAGSLEGGFVLPFRAYSSAYERLQRLALKCGREHEFRGFHAGRKYAGTQLYAAVKDFTRVAGFLGHEQVDTTRRYVELPEDDLDEAVEAFR, via the coding sequence ATGACCGAGAGCCTGACCCTGTACGCGGGCGACCGACTCGCCCAGGCGCGCGCCCTGGCCGGCCTCACCGACGAAGCCCTGCGCGTCCGGGCCGTCACCGCCGCGCGTGACAAAAACCTGAACGACCTGTGGGCCCTCACCCTGTCCTACCTCAGCAGCGAAACCAGCGCCGGGGTGAAACTCAGCCCGCACACGCTGCGCGCCTACCGCAAAGGCATTGAGGTGCTGCTGGAGCACGCCAGCTCGAACGCCTGGAACCTCCTGCATCCAGGCCGGCGTGAACCGGCGCTGTACGTGGCGGCCCTCACCGCGTCGGGCCTGAAGCCGGCGACTGTGCAGGCCCGCGTGGCGGCCGCCGGAGCGCTGTACCGCGCGCTGCGCTGGGCGGGCGCCACGGACGCCGACCCGTTTACGGACGTGAAACGCCCGAAGGACCGCACGAAAGGCGTGGTGAAGAACCCGCCCTATCGCGCGGACTTCGTGCAGGCGATGCTAGCCGAGGCCGACCCGCACGAGGCGGCGCTGCTGCTGCTGCTCACCCACGCGGGCCTGCGGATCGCGGAGGCCCTCGCGGTCGAATGGTCGCACGTGAACCTGTCCGGGCGGCGGCTGCTCGTGGCCCACGGTAAGGGGGATAAAGCGCGTCTGGTGCCGCTCAGCGCGCGTCTGCGTGAGGCCCTGGAAGGCCTGCGGAGTGCCGGGAGCCTGGAGGGCGGGTTCGTGCTGCCGTTCCGGGCGTACTCGAGTGCGTATGAGCGGCTGCAGCGGCTGGCGCTGAAATGCGGCCGGGAGCATGAGTTCCGGGGCTTCCATGCAGGCCGGAAGTACGCGGGCACGCAGCTGTACGCCGCGGTGAAGGACTTCACGCGGGTGGCCGGGTTCCTGGGGCACGAACAGGTTGATACCACCCGCCGGTACGTGGAACTCCCCGAGGATGATCTGGATGAAGCGGTCGAGGCCTTCCGTTAG
- a CDS encoding diacylglycerol/lipid kinase family protein, producing MHGMTSEVPPATGPLTGKRVLVVFNPKSGSGDNELPNFLTLLRQDGAEVVERELNPDVPISECVQDIEAFAYLVGAGGDGTVSSLAYAARYRNVPMLAFPAGTANLIAQNLDLPHDAATLLEIMRDGHSLRVDMGEIEVKGETSGFCMLAGAGADASMIRDSEELKERFGALAYVMSAMKQLNPKKTTFLLKIDGEPREFEGIGVMIANFGMANYRLPITSDISPSDGRFTVILMKAGNIMRLIPNLIDSVRVKMNLGDPVFSGNLETIEAKQVEVDAVEPFPLQFDGELHVETTPFHARILPGAIQFLTRARRDDIET from the coding sequence ATGCATGGGATGACTTCCGAAGTCCCTCCCGCGACCGGCCCCCTGACTGGCAAACGAGTGCTCGTGGTGTTCAACCCGAAGAGTGGCAGCGGTGACAACGAACTGCCGAACTTCCTGACCCTGCTGCGTCAGGACGGAGCGGAGGTCGTGGAACGTGAACTGAATCCGGATGTGCCCATCAGCGAGTGCGTGCAGGACATTGAGGCGTTCGCGTATCTGGTCGGGGCGGGCGGGGACGGCACGGTGAGCAGCCTCGCGTACGCGGCCCGCTACCGCAATGTGCCCATGCTGGCGTTCCCGGCCGGCACGGCGAACCTCATCGCGCAGAACCTCGATCTTCCGCACGACGCCGCGACGCTGCTGGAGATCATGCGCGACGGCCACAGCCTCCGGGTGGATATGGGCGAGATTGAGGTGAAGGGCGAGACGAGCGGCTTCTGCATGCTGGCCGGCGCTGGCGCGGACGCCAGCATGATCCGCGACAGTGAGGAACTCAAGGAACGTTTCGGGGCGCTCGCGTACGTGATGAGCGCCATGAAGCAGCTGAATCCCAAGAAGACGACGTTTCTCCTGAAGATCGACGGGGAGCCGCGAGAATTTGAAGGGATTGGCGTGATGATCGCGAATTTCGGGATGGCCAACTACCGCCTGCCGATCACGAGCGACATCAGCCCCAGTGACGGACGGTTTACGGTAATTCTCATGAAGGCCGGGAACATCATGCGGCTCATTCCGAACCTGATTGATTCCGTGCGCGTTAAAATGAACCTCGGTGACCCGGTGTTCAGCGGCAACCTGGAGACCATCGAAGCCAAGCAGGTGGAAGTGGACGCCGTCGAGCCGTTCCCACTGCAGTTTGACGGGGAACTGCACGTGGAGACCACGCCGTTCCATGCCCGGATTCTGCCCGGCGCCATTCAGTTTCTCACCCGGGCCCGCCGCGACGACATCGAAACCTGA
- a CDS encoding IPT/TIG domain-containing protein: MLRFLVASLLMAGAVVSCAPTQQGAAQMVTVTPMLIKVSEGAARGATVTVQGRYLGGPSTGRVRLGANEQGDGGYLFPATAVQSWTDTEIVLTVPSDAPVGASWLFVEVGGKRSTGLPFSVRQ; encoded by the coding sequence ATGCTGCGATTCTTGGTTGCTTCTTTACTGATGGCTGGTGCGGTGGTGTCCTGCGCACCCACGCAGCAGGGCGCGGCGCAGATGGTGACCGTGACGCCCATGCTGATCAAGGTGTCCGAAGGGGCCGCGCGCGGCGCGACGGTCACGGTGCAGGGCCGCTACCTGGGCGGGCCGTCCACGGGCCGCGTGCGCCTCGGCGCCAACGAGCAGGGTGACGGCGGGTACCTGTTCCCCGCCACCGCCGTGCAGTCCTGGACGGACACCGAGATCGTTCTGACTGTGCCCAGCGACGCGCCTGTCGGGGCAAGCTGGCTGTTCGTGGAGGTGGGCGGGAAACGATCCACGGGCCTGCCGTTCAGCGTCCGGCAGTAA
- the hisS gene encoding histidine--tRNA ligase, with protein MAITRPKGTEDHLPASSPKLTLDVSAQAHGWLVEKARRVLERAGAQRIDTPLFEEADLVQRGVGGTTDIVRKEMFTVYYFGNHGGYILRPEGTAAIVRAYLQNGLKQLPAPLKLWTHGPMFRAERQQRGRLRQFHQVDYEVLGSTDALVDAEAIALMVGVVRELGLTGVRVKLGSIGDPEDRERYNTYLRELFTPHLERLSDDSKDRLTRNPMRILDSKSAADQELLAELGVKPMLDFLGEEAGAHFRAVQAYLTEWGVAFDIDPSIVRGLDYYRRTAWELHHEGVGAKSALGGGGRYDGLAQELGGKEALPGIGWAFGVERLLLALEAEGMALPEITGPLLYVAALDEVNVPHAARTAMSARAHARAEFAYRAMKPAAAFRDAERRGAHWVALLGTDEVTQGTLSLKNIRTGEQRSLAATELPTFLQEQA; from the coding sequence ATGGCGATCACCCGCCCCAAGGGCACTGAAGATCACCTTCCGGCATCGAGTCCGAAACTCACGCTTGACGTTTCGGCGCAGGCGCACGGCTGGCTGGTGGAGAAGGCAAGGCGCGTTCTGGAACGCGCAGGCGCGCAGCGCATCGACACGCCCCTGTTCGAGGAGGCGGACCTCGTGCAGCGCGGCGTGGGAGGCACCACAGACATCGTGCGCAAAGAGATGTTCACCGTGTACTACTTCGGGAATCACGGCGGGTACATCCTGCGCCCCGAAGGGACGGCGGCGATCGTGCGGGCGTACCTGCAAAACGGCCTGAAGCAGCTGCCGGCGCCGCTGAAGTTGTGGACGCACGGGCCAATGTTCCGCGCGGAGCGGCAGCAGCGCGGGCGGTTACGGCAGTTCCATCAGGTGGACTACGAGGTGCTGGGGTCCACCGACGCGCTGGTGGACGCCGAGGCGATCGCGCTGATGGTGGGCGTGGTGCGTGAACTGGGCCTGACGGGCGTGCGCGTGAAACTGGGCAGCATCGGCGACCCGGAGGACCGCGAGCGCTACAACACCTACCTGCGCGAGCTGTTCACGCCGCACCTGGAGCGCCTGTCGGACGACTCGAAGGACCGCCTGACCCGCAACCCCATGCGGATCCTGGACAGCAAGAGCGCCGCGGACCAGGAACTGCTGGCGGAGCTTGGCGTGAAACCCATGCTGGACTTCCTGGGTGAGGAGGCGGGCGCGCACTTCCGCGCCGTGCAGGCCTACCTGACCGAGTGGGGCGTGGCGTTCGACATCGACCCGAGCATCGTGCGCGGCCTGGACTACTACCGCCGCACGGCGTGGGAACTGCACCACGAGGGCGTGGGCGCGAAGTCCGCGCTGGGTGGCGGGGGCCGCTATGACGGACTGGCGCAGGAACTCGGCGGCAAGGAGGCGCTTCCCGGAATCGGCTGGGCGTTCGGTGTCGAGCGGCTCCTGCTGGCGCTGGAGGCCGAAGGCATGGCCCTCCCCGAGATCACCGGGCCACTTCTCTACGTGGCCGCGCTGGACGAGGTGAACGTCCCGCACGCCGCACGCACCGCCATGAGCGCCCGCGCGCACGCCCGCGCGGAGTTCGCGTACCGCGCGATGAAACCCGCCGCCGCCTTCCGCGACGCCGAACGGCGCGGCGCGCACTGGGTCGCCCTCCTCGGGACCGACGAGGTCACGCAGGGCACCCTCAGCCTCAAGAACATCAGGACTGGTGAGCAGCGCAGCCTCGCCGCCACCGAACTTCCCACCTTCCTCCAGGAGCAAGCATGA
- the aspS gene encoding aspartate--tRNA ligase has protein sequence MKRTALIGHLNDTHAGQTVTLHGWVNRRRDLGGLIFLELRDRSGMVQVQVEPDSAAFADADRLRAEYVTEIEGTYQTRPESQRKGGLADYEVIATRVRVLNTAKTPPFELEKGDSVAEDIRLKYRYLDLRRPDMQRNLMLRSKAVAAVTAFLDEHGFVQVETPMLTKSTPEGARDFLVPSRQNPGEFYALPQSPQLFKQMLMIAGYDRYYQLARCFRDEDLRADRQPDFTQLDMELSFVDQDDVLEIQEQLLAHVFRQTLGIELPVPFPRIPYMDAMNRYGSDKPDLRFDLAFTDVTDLFQGGEFKAFAEAQTVKVIAAPELTRKQIDELERIAKQNGARGLAWLKRDGDTFTGGISKFVAAQTPALLTRTGVAHGGTLLFAAGDWKKAVSALGAVRLALRDLFNLAATGPQFHVSWVTEFPQLEFDEDSGTWTYMHHPFTAPHPDDLPLFGTARQGEIRAQAYDLVLNGYEVGGGSIRIHDPEVQGRMFQAIGFTPEQANEKFGFFMDALEYGTPPHGGIAWGFDRLIMVMSGATSIREVIAFPKNNRGVDLMALAPSPVDTTQLADVGLALATE, from the coding sequence ATGAAACGCACCGCCCTGATCGGCCATCTCAACGACACGCACGCCGGCCAGACCGTCACCCTGCACGGCTGGGTGAACCGCCGCCGCGACCTGGGCGGCCTGATCTTCCTGGAACTGCGCGACCGCAGCGGCATGGTGCAGGTGCAGGTCGAGCCGGACTCGGCCGCGTTCGCGGACGCGGACCGCCTGCGCGCCGAGTACGTCACCGAAATCGAAGGCACGTACCAGACCCGCCCGGAAAGCCAGCGCAAAGGCGGCCTCGCCGACTACGAAGTGATTGCCACGCGCGTGCGCGTCCTGAACACCGCCAAAACCCCCCCCTTCGAGCTGGAAAAAGGTGACAGCGTCGCCGAGGACATCCGCCTGAAGTACCGCTACCTGGACCTGCGCCGCCCCGACATGCAGCGCAACCTGATGCTCCGTAGCAAAGCCGTGGCGGCCGTCACGGCCTTCCTCGACGAGCACGGCTTCGTGCAGGTCGAAACGCCCATGCTCACCAAGTCCACCCCCGAAGGTGCCCGCGACTTCCTCGTGCCCAGCCGCCAGAACCCCGGAGAGTTCTACGCCCTGCCGCAGAGCCCGCAGCTGTTCAAGCAGATGCTGATGATCGCCGGGTACGACCGCTACTACCAGCTGGCCCGCTGCTTCCGCGACGAGGACCTCCGCGCCGACCGCCAGCCCGACTTCACGCAGCTGGACATGGAACTCAGCTTCGTTGACCAGGACGACGTCCTCGAGATTCAGGAGCAGCTCCTGGCACACGTGTTCCGCCAGACGCTCGGCATTGAACTGCCCGTGCCGTTCCCCCGCATCCCCTACATGGACGCCATGAACCGCTACGGGTCCGACAAACCCGACCTGCGCTTCGACCTGGCCTTCACCGACGTCACCGACCTCTTCCAGGGCGGCGAGTTCAAAGCGTTCGCGGAGGCGCAGACCGTGAAAGTCATCGCGGCCCCCGAACTGACCCGCAAACAGATTGACGAACTCGAACGCATCGCCAAACAGAACGGCGCGCGCGGCCTCGCGTGGCTCAAACGCGACGGGGACACCTTCACCGGCGGCATCAGCAAATTTGTCGCCGCCCAGACCCCCGCCCTGCTCACCCGCACCGGCGTCGCGCACGGCGGCACCCTGCTCTTCGCCGCCGGAGACTGGAAGAAAGCCGTGTCCGCCCTCGGCGCCGTCCGCCTGGCACTGCGCGACCTGTTCAACCTCGCGGCCACCGGCCCGCAGTTCCACGTGTCCTGGGTCACCGAATTCCCCCAACTCGAATTCGACGAGGACAGCGGCACCTGGACGTACATGCACCACCCGTTCACCGCTCCGCACCCGGACGACCTGCCGCTGTTCGGCACGGCCCGTCAGGGCGAGATTCGCGCCCAGGCGTACGACCTGGTGCTCAACGGGTATGAGGTGGGGGGCGGCAGCATCCGCATTCACGACCCGGAAGTGCAAGGCCGCATGTTCCAGGCCATCGGCTTCACCCCCGAACAGGCCAACGAGAAATTCGGGTTCTTCATGGACGCCCTCGAGTACGGTACGCCCCCGCACGGAGGCATCGCCTGGGGGTTTGACCGTCTGATCATGGTCATGAGCGGCGCCACCAGCATCCGCGAAGTGATTGCTTTCCCCAAGAACAACCGCGGGGTGGACCTGATGGCCCTCGCGCCCTCCCCTGTGGACACCACGCAGCTGGCTGACGTGGGGCTGGCGTTGGCAACAGAATAG
- a CDS encoding histidine phosphatase family protein, translating into MQLWVIRHAETKGNTAGILRGAASAQDEITETGHAQARALAEHLSRGEPRPLAVYASRYRRAQQTAEPLAQRLGCAVQILDGLHELDCGAWAGQPYSALREHPEQLTLANGDLGFRGGETFEGIAHRFLRDLNALPVQNSAVVSHGGIIRIGLTALLALDQRKAWRQGLFLLGNTGFVRLEKQENQWTLAETQPLPDWSK; encoded by the coding sequence ATGCAACTCTGGGTGATCCGGCATGCAGAAACGAAGGGCAACACCGCGGGCATCCTGCGCGGCGCCGCCAGCGCCCAGGATGAGATTACGGAGACCGGGCACGCTCAGGCACGTGCGCTGGCTGAGCACCTGAGCAGGGGAGAGCCTCGCCCGCTGGCGGTGTACGCCAGCCGTTACCGGCGGGCGCAGCAGACGGCCGAACCTCTCGCCCAGCGGCTGGGGTGTGCCGTGCAGATCCTCGATGGCCTCCATGAATTGGACTGCGGTGCCTGGGCCGGCCAGCCCTACTCGGCGCTCCGGGAACATCCGGAACAACTGACGCTGGCGAACGGCGACCTGGGCTTCCGGGGAGGCGAGACTTTTGAAGGGATCGCTCACCGGTTCCTCCGTGATCTGAACGCGTTGCCGGTCCAGAACAGCGCTGTTGTTTCTCACGGGGGAATTATCCGGATTGGCCTGACTGCTCTTCTGGCGCTGGATCAGCGGAAGGCGTGGCGCCAGGGGCTGTTCCTTCTGGGAAATACAGGTTTTGTCCGCCTGGAGAAACAGGAGAATCAATGGACGTTAGCTGAAACCCAGCCTCTTCCTGACTGGTCAAAATGA
- a CDS encoding SDR family oxidoreductase: protein MIAITGATGHLGHLVIQTLLHRGVPAHSIAALVRNPEKAAALAAKGVQVRTADYTQPDTLRAALQGVDRLLLISSNDYNDRPGQHRNVIHAARDAGVQLIAYTSILNANRSAMILAADHKATEDILRTSGVPFALLRNGWYTENYTGSLTQTLDQGALLGAAGTHAFQPATRQDYAEAAAVVLTTVGHERKTYELAGDEAVTLDAIAEAFTQVSGRPVQYHNLSADEYARTLVGFGVPEGFAAVLADSDTGITRGDLSTDGRDLSRLIGRPTTALSQAVRDALNS from the coding sequence ATGATCGCCATCACCGGAGCCACCGGCCACCTCGGCCACCTCGTTATCCAGACCCTCCTGCACCGCGGCGTGCCTGCCCACAGCATCGCCGCCCTCGTCCGCAACCCGGAGAAGGCCGCCGCACTCGCCGCGAAGGGCGTCCAGGTCCGTACCGCCGACTACACGCAGCCGGACACCCTGCGCGCCGCACTCCAGGGCGTGGACCGCCTGCTCCTCATCTCCAGCAACGACTACAACGACCGGCCCGGCCAGCACCGCAACGTGATTCACGCGGCCCGTGACGCCGGCGTTCAGCTCATCGCGTACACCAGCATCCTGAACGCCAACCGGTCCGCCATGATCCTCGCCGCTGACCACAAAGCCACCGAGGACATCCTCCGGACCTCCGGCGTCCCCTTCGCGTTGCTGCGTAACGGCTGGTACACGGAGAACTACACCGGCAGCCTGACCCAGACCCTGGACCAGGGCGCGCTTCTGGGTGCAGCCGGCACCCACGCCTTTCAACCCGCCACGCGCCAGGATTACGCCGAAGCGGCCGCCGTCGTCCTCACGACAGTCGGGCACGAAAGGAAGACGTACGAACTCGCTGGCGATGAAGCTGTGACCCTCGACGCGATCGCCGAGGCCTTCACCCAGGTGAGCGGCCGCCCAGTGCAGTACCACAATCTGAGCGCCGACGAATACGCCCGCACTCTCGTGGGCTTTGGCGTGCCCGAAGGGTTTGCCGCGGTGCTGGCTGACAGTGACACGGGAATCACCCGCGGAGACCTCAGCACCGATGGCCGTGATCTCAGCCGCCTGATCGGGCGCCCCACCACCGCCCTGAGCCAGGCAGTCCGTGACGCGCTGAACTCCTGA
- a CDS encoding Rrf2 family transcriptional regulator — translation MNSQFAVAVHVLSLVSQFPQHSSSADLAASVGTNPVVIRNICGQLRRAGLLQTQQGVSGAHLTRLPADITLLDVYRAVNGAASVFRIHEHPHPNCPVGAHIQATLDVRFVQAQAALEAELAQTTLADVMGDLAARAG, via the coding sequence GTGAACAGTCAATTCGCGGTGGCGGTGCACGTTCTGTCCCTGGTCAGTCAGTTCCCTCAGCACAGCAGCTCCGCGGACCTGGCAGCCAGCGTCGGGACCAATCCGGTCGTGATCCGCAACATCTGTGGACAGCTGCGCCGGGCCGGACTCCTGCAGACGCAGCAGGGCGTCAGCGGGGCCCACCTGACCCGCCTGCCCGCCGACATCACCCTGCTGGACGTGTACCGCGCTGTAAACGGCGCTGCATCGGTGTTCCGGATACATGAGCATCCGCACCCGAACTGCCCGGTGGGCGCCCACATCCAGGCCACCCTCGACGTCCGGTTTGTCCAGGCGCAGGCTGCTCTGGAAGCGGAGCTTGCGCAGACCACGCTGGCGGATGTCATGGGGGACCTGGCCGCCCGCGCCGGTTGA